In Brassica napus cultivar Da-Ae chromosome A3, Da-Ae, whole genome shotgun sequence, the sequence TAAGAAGGAACTGCTTCAAAAGTACACGGTGCAAGACACGCAGCTGCCACGTATCCTTGTCTCTGATCCTGTTGCTAGATACTATGGACTCAAGAGAGGGCAAGTTGTTAAGATTAGAAGAACTGATGCTACTTCTTTGGACTATTATACCTATCGATATGCAGTTTAGTTTGTAATCTTGGATTTGGATTTTTACAAACCTTGCTTGttcaatgttttttattttatttgttataataagGGATAAAAAAAGTCACTATTTTCATATATGCAAGTCCACTTGTCTCGGTCGTATTTGAGACGGACTGCTCAGATTTAGTAGACTACGAATTAATTCTTTTCAAAGTTTACAGGAAAAGTTTGTTTCATGACCAAAGGAGCAGGTCCGGACTCACTAGCAAAGAAGGTTATGATCAGCTGCTTATTATTTTCTCATTTAAATCAAATATGGTCAGATGGAAGTGTTCTTCGAAATAACTTTTCGTCAAGAACTTGATCTAATTGTATGCGTagttgacaaaataaaaattattgtcTGAACCAATTTGGGTCATGTTACATTGTTCCATGCAGTGATTGCATTACAGTGATCAAAGAGTTAAGAAGACTAAACCAAAAGGACTAATGGAAGAACAAGGAAACAAACAGTTGCAATGGATCTTTGTGCTTGGTTGATCAGAACATGATCACTTCCCTTGTTTTTTGTGACCGGAGCGGTTAAAGGAGCATCAGCTGCATAGCTTCTGTTGTGATTTGGAGACaagacaacaacaagaagcttCTCTCCTCTTTGGCAATACCCTTCTTCGCCACTGATGAAGTAAAACGGACCTGATCTCTTTAGCTCTATCTTTGTGTGACCATCTTTGTATCCTCTTATAGGTTCTGATCTGTCGCATCTCTCGTAGTCTTTTTGACTCACTTGCATCACTGAGTCATTCTCCGCATTGTATTTCCACACTGTTGAAAGACAACAAAGAAGTATATGAGAAAACAGAACATAGCCATGTAACCAAAGGTCCAAAG encodes:
- the LOC125599299 gene encoding early nodulin-like protein 1 isoform X2: MVTFWFMEILVGGKSNTWKVPESTEETLNQWSERTRFKIGDSLLWKYNAENDSVMQVSQKDYERCDRSEPIRGYKDGHTKIELKRSGPFYFISGEEGYCQRGEKLLVVVLSPNHNRSYAADAPLTAPVTKNKGSDHVLINQAQRSIATVCFLVLPLVLLV
- the LOC125599299 gene encoding early nodulin-like protein 3 isoform X1 produces the protein MSSLMICYLFLLLSLLCEGREILVGGKSNTWKVPESTEETLNQWSERTRFKIGDSLLWKYNAENDSVMQVSQKDYERCDRSEPIRGYKDGHTKIELKRSGPFYFISGEEGYCQRGEKLLVVVLSPNHNRSYAADAPLTAPVTKNKGSDHVLINQAQRSIATVCFLVLPLVLLV